The Tenuifilum thalassicum genome includes the window CTAACCATGGCAGGGAATAAAAATTGAATAGCTTTTCCTACTAACTCATTCGGAGCTTCCTTCGGATTTTCTTCGTGTGTCCTGTGAATCTGCTCTATCACAATCACAGCATCATCAATTATTAATCCTATGGCTGCGGCAATAGCTCCAATTGTCATAATGTTTAAATCATATCCCAGTGCTTTAATCAAAATAAAGGTGAGACTCAGAGTAATAGGAATAGTTACAAATAAAACACTACTGGCTTTAATGGATTTTAGGAAAATAATTACCACAATAATGGCAAGTAAAAGTCCAATCCACAGCACATCAATAATACTTTTTAAACTATTCCGCACAAAATCTGCCTGATTGTAATATTGCTTTAATTCAACTCCACTTGGGAGTGTTTTATTGAGTTCTGTAATTCGTTGGGTAACCTGATTGGCTACATCAATTAAATTGCTTTTAGGTTGTTTTAAAATGGCAATAAGCGGCACATTTTTTCCGTCAGCTTTAATTTTTATAAATTCAATTTTTTCAGCAATCTGAACTGTGGCAATATCCTGAATGGTAATTTTTCTTTTTGAATCGTTAAAAACGACTAAATTCTCCAAAGCTTTTTTGTTTTTAATTGAAGCGTCAGTTACCGTTAAATAAAGCCTTCTGTAGTCAATTACATAGCCATTAGATTTAATAAAATCAGACTGTTGAATGGCGTTGATAATTTGTTGAGGATTTAATTTTAGAAGGCTTAGCTTTTGTTGGTCTAATAGGACTTGATATTCTTTTGTTTTACCACCTATAACCTCTACCGCTGCAACACCTTCGATTCTTGATAAGTAGGGCTTCACAATATATTCGCCTATCATTTTTAGTTCTACTTGATTCTTGTTGTCGGATTGCAATGAATACCCCATAATAGGCAAAATGGAGGGATTCATTTTTTCAACAGTTATATTTACATTAGGTGGTAAATCGTTTTTAATTTGTGCTATTCTCGATTCTATTTGCTGCTTGTCAATATCAATATCGGAGCCCCAATCCATAAATGCTGAGATCTCGCAACTCCCCATACTCGTAGTACTACGAATCAGCTTTAGGTTTTCGACCCGTTTTATTGTGTTTTCTAAAGGTTTGGTAACTGTTACCATCATTTTATCAACGGGTTGTTGCCCGTTTTCAGCAATAATTTTGATTTTCGGAAATGTTACGTTCGGGAATAGGGATGTACCCAAATTTTTATAAGTATACGCACCTCCTATTAAAATAAGCAATAAGATAAGGGCAACAGGACTCTTGTATTTAAAAAATAATTTATTCATCCTTAGTTCATTTTAATCTTAGTACTGTCAGGAAGTTCGTATCCACCTGTAACTATAATCTCATCTGATATATTTAGTAAAGGGTTTAATATTTCAATTTTGCCATCAGTTTCAATTCCTTTTATAATAGGCACTTTAATAGCTAAAGAATCTAAGGTAACTTTCATTATCCAAAATTTATCCTGTGTTTCATTTGTCAATACAGCATCTTTAGGCAATAATAGGCTTTCCCTTTTTTTATTGATAGAAAATGTTACCAGTACGTTCAGGTTTTCGGGCAGTGTGGTTTGTTTTTTTAGTTTAAAGTAAATCTGTTGTGTTTGTGAAATGGGGTCAACCAATGGAATTGCTTTATAGAAAACAGCATGAAGCACTTCTTTATTTGGCAATTCAATTACAATATCTTGCCTATTATCAAGGATGCTGGCGTATTCAAAGGGAGCATTTACCTGAATGATTAAATCCGTATTTTTTACGATTGTTGCCATCGCATTTCCTTCAGATATAAAAACATTCGCATCGGTTACATTAAGGGTATTTATAAAACCCGAAACGCTTGCAAAAACCGGAATAACACCAAACTGATTAGGCACTGACACATCAGAATTTTGCAGGGCCTTGCTCTCTTTTGTTTGTATTTTAAACAAAAGTTCATCTTTTACAACCCAGTTTCCAACTCCTGTATTTACCTCAGTAATATAACCTGAAATGGGAGCTGTAATAGTGGTTTTATTCAGATAAATAACTTGCCCGTTCAATTGTTTACTTTCTTGAATATTTCCACGAACAGGATGAATAGTGCTAACAGAAGGGCATGGAGACGTATCATTTGTGGTTTCTTTTTGATTGCACGAAATCAGAAATACCAAAGCAACAAATAGGATGGTGGATTTTAGTATTTTCTTCATTTAAGTATTTTTAAAGATTCCAATAATTGTAGGAGTTAATTAAAATTTCTTTAGCCATCAACGTATTTGTTTTTATTTGCTGTTTCATTGAGATTTCCCTAATGAGTGTTTTTAGTTCCAACACAGAAATCAAACCTTGATTAATTTCAATTTTATACAATTCAAGAAGATTGTTGTATTCTGATAGTTGCTTGTCAATTAAACGAAGTTGCTTGTCCAAATTGGTTATTTGGCTTAGAATGTTCTTTTTCCTTATATCGTTTTGGTTTTCAAAGTATTTTCGGTCTGTTTCAATATTTGATAACTGAATTATTGTTTTTTCATCATTCGTTTTTCGTTGATGCCCGTCAAACAAATTCCATTTTAAAAATACCCCAACACTAAATCCCAAACGATTTAGAGCAGGCTGGTAAGTGGCATTTAGCCCGGCATCTCCAAAAACTCCGACTTGTGGCAAATATTTAAGGTTGAATATTTTTTGTTCAACTATCAGAGTTAAACTGTCAAATTTGAACTGAGAAGCAAATAACGAAGATGTTTGAGTTGGAGAATTTAAAACCAAATTTACTTCGTCCAATCGAACTAAAGTTGAATCATTGATGCCACATAGTAATTTAAGGGAATTAAAATTATCGAGGTATGAGCCGTTAAGACGTTCTTCTTCAATCTGATCATTTTCTAATTCAATTTCCAATAATTTTAAATCAATCAGTTTATAAATTCCCGCATTTACAAGCGCTTTCATTTGTTGTATTTGCTCCTCCAAAACCTGAATGGTATTTCGGATATTTTCTTTCTGCTTTTGAGACTGGACACAGAGTATATATTGATGCGTTACAACTTGTTTTAATTCAGCTTTCGTTAATTCTGTCAAACTTAAATTTCGTTCCTGTAAAATATCTGTTTTGTTTTGCTGTGCAGCAATATACTTATGCGTAAATAAGGGTTGATTTATGGAAATTATTGCCTGAAACTGACCGCCATTAGTTGCTCCTAAATCATATCCCAAATATTCAGAGCTACCCGAAGAAACCCATTCTAATTTATTGGTATTACCATCTTTAGAAATAATTGGTAAAAAAATGGCATTGCTGTTTAGATTTATATTTGGGGCTTTGTAAATAGCGTTGAATTGCTTTAAATCTAAATCAATTATTCTTTTATTATTTTCCTGTTTTTGCAATAAAGGGCTGTTTTGCTCTGCGAGTTCAATATAGTTTTGCAGACTATTTTGAGAAAATGCTACCGTACAAAAACAACTTGCTACTGCTAATATTATGATGTTTATTTTCATTACTTATACACAAATGAAATAAAAAGAGGAGACTTGTTTTAAGTCTCCCTTTTAACTTTAACAATTATTATTAGTCATTATCTTCTTCGTCTTCTTTTTTTACTTCTTTTTTTACCACTTTTCCATCAGGCGTAATGGCAACCTCCATTTTTGTTTCACCTTTTTCTAAAGCAAATTCATAGACTTTCCCATCTGTTGTTTCAGATATCTCAGCTTCTTCTAAGTCGTAACCTGCAAACTCATTATCTAAAGTTTGCTTCACTGCCTGGGGAATTTCTGATTTTTCTATTTCATATTCTGTTTCCATCCATTTTCCATCAGAGCTAAAATTTGCAGAATATTCCTTGCCATTCATTTTAAATTCTGCTTCCCACTCTGTTTCGTTTTCTTTGTCCCATTTAACTTTTTGGGCAGTAGGGAATTTTTGTTCAAAAGCAGTTTTTATTTTTGCGGGAACATCTTTTTTTTGTCCGCAGGCTGAAAAACTGAAAACAGCCAGAATCATTGAAATAAGAATTAAGTTTTTCATCGTATTAAATATTAAGTGAATATAAATTTCACTGTAAAGGTGTAATTTGATTTTGAAGGAATTTTGAATTTTAAGGAGTGAATTAATTTTAAAAATTATAGGCAAAATAGAAACCGTAATTATCACTTCCTATTTGTGGTACGAAGGTGATATTTTTCGTTTTCGTGAAAGGGTTAAAGTTTTTGAACGGCTCAAAATGATAGACCAATTCTGCTGAAATAATTCCGATACCTGCACCAATAAGTACATCGGAAATCCAGTGTGCATTATTAATCATTCGAAACGAACCTGTCGTTACAGCAAAAGCATAACCACTATAAGCTAAAGCAGGTGCAGTTTCGTGGAACTCGTTATACAAAACACAAGCATTTGTAAATGCTAATGTTGTGTGCCCAGATGGAAAAGAGTGAAACCCGCCGTTTGGGCGTTCTTTTTGTGTAATTATTTTTAGACTATGGGTTATCGTTGATGAAATCAGGTTGGCAATTAACAAATATTTAGTTTGGTCGAACCAATGATTCCTGGCTTTTATACCCCAAAAATCTGCGGTGTACATTTCTACAATAGGAGCATATTGAAGATAATCGTCAATGGGAAAATGAAAGTCGTTGCCAACTTTGTTGCGCAAGTTGGTTTGAAAATTCTTCTCAAAAATGCTGTTATTTACGATTATACCAAGTCCTATCAGGGAAGCAGGAACTATACTTTTTTTGAGCAACGAAACCGATTTAATACTATCGTTATTTGAAGCATTTAATGTTTGTCCTTTAGCTTTGCAAATAGAGAGCAGAAAGGTTAATACAATTAACAGGTTTATGGAAATCCTCATTTTGCCTTTTTTGAATTTTAGGCAAAAGAATTACTCAATATTGAAGAAATTTTGAATTACTTGAATTGTACGGAGAAAGTGTGTTTGTTATCTGAAAAAGAATAAGCAATACTCCAATTATTTAAATCTGCTATTTTCTTCACTATCGCTAAACCTAATCCATTGCCTTGCACAGATTCATTTGATTTTGAAAAGCGATTAAACAATTTTTCGGGTGGCAATTCTTCGGCTTTTCCTGTATTTGTAATAATTAGTTCTTTTTTGGCAAGCCTGATGATTATTGCTCCGTATTGTACATTATGACTGATGGAATTTAACAATAAGTTGTTAAGCATTATTTCGGTTAAGCCTTTATTGGAGCTTATATTAAAATCAGTTTTAAAATCAGTTTTAATTTCAATGGATTTTTGTTTTGCCTGTTCTATAAAAAAGTCTAATTGCTTTTCAATTAGTTCCTTCATTGAGAATGTTTCGGGCTCACTAAAATAATGTTTATCAATTTTTGAGAGCAATAATAAATTTTTATTTAACCTATTTAGTCTTGAAATAGTATCGCTGACCGAATTAAGTATTTCCCATT containing:
- a CDS encoding efflux RND transporter periplasmic adaptor subunit: MKKILKSTILFVALVFLISCNQKETTNDTSPCPSVSTIHPVRGNIQESKQLNGQVIYLNKTTITAPISGYITEVNTGVGNWVVKDELLFKIQTKESKALQNSDVSVPNQFGVIPVFASVSGFINTLNVTDANVFISEGNAMATIVKNTDLIIQVNAPFEYASILDNRQDIVIELPNKEVLHAVFYKAIPLVDPISQTQQIYFKLKKQTTLPENLNVLVTFSINKKRESLLLPKDAVLTNETQDKFWIMKVTLDSLAIKVPIIKGIETDGKIEILNPLLNISDEIIVTGGYELPDSTKIKMN
- a CDS encoding phosphatase PAP2 family protein, whose translation is MRISINLLIVLTFLLSICKAKGQTLNASNNDSIKSVSLLKKSIVPASLIGLGIIVNNSIFEKNFQTNLRNKVGNDFHFPIDDYLQYAPIVEMYTADFWGIKARNHWFDQTKYLLIANLISSTITHSLKIITQKERPNGGFHSFPSGHTTLAFTNACVLYNEFHETAPALAYSGYAFAVTTGSFRMINNAHWISDVLIGAGIGIISAELVYHFEPFKNFNPFTKTKNITFVPQIGSDNYGFYFAYNF
- a CDS encoding PepSY-like domain-containing protein; amino-acid sequence: MKNLILISMILAVFSFSACGQKKDVPAKIKTAFEQKFPTAQKVKWDKENETEWEAEFKMNGKEYSANFSSDGKWMETEYEIEKSEIPQAVKQTLDNEFAGYDLEEAEISETTDGKVYEFALEKGETKMEVAITPDGKVVKKEVKKEDEEDND
- a CDS encoding TolC family protein codes for the protein MKINIIILAVASCFCTVAFSQNSLQNYIELAEQNSPLLQKQENNKRIIDLDLKQFNAIYKAPNINLNSNAIFLPIISKDGNTNKLEWVSSGSSEYLGYDLGATNGGQFQAIISINQPLFTHKYIAAQQNKTDILQERNLSLTELTKAELKQVVTHQYILCVQSQKQKENIRNTIQVLEEQIQQMKALVNAGIYKLIDLKLLEIELENDQIEEERLNGSYLDNFNSLKLLCGINDSTLVRLDEVNLVLNSPTQTSSLFASQFKFDSLTLIVEQKIFNLKYLPQVGVFGDAGLNATYQPALNRLGFSVGVFLKWNLFDGHQRKTNDEKTIIQLSNIETDRKYFENQNDIRKKNILSQITNLDKQLRLIDKQLSEYNNLLELYKIEINQGLISVLELKTLIREISMKQQIKTNTLMAKEILINSYNYWNL